One window of Chloroflexota bacterium genomic DNA carries:
- a CDS encoding type II toxin-antitoxin system VapC family toxin produces the protein MPAKVVDASVLGALLFGEPRAEEALSLLQGSDLYAPSLLDYELIRIARKKILKYPEQKEELLKAVSLGLQLDLHRVEVDHEAVLLLSLQTGLTTYDAAYLYLARSLGIPLVTFDEQLQTAL, from the coding sequence ATGCCCGCTAAGGTCGTGGATGCCTCCGTCCTGGGAGCCCTGCTCTTCGGAGAACCGAGAGCCGAGGAAGCTCTCTCCCTCCTCCAGGGATCCGATCTCTACGCCCCCTCACTCCTCGACTACGAGCTGATCCGCATCGCCCGTAAGAAGATACTGAAGTATCCCGAGCAAAAGGAAGAGCTTCTTAAGGCCGTGAGCCTTGGACTCCAACTCGATCTTCATCGGGTGGAGGTGGATCACGAGGCCGTTTTGCTTCTTTCCCTGCAGACGGGCCTGACCACATACGACGCCGCCTATCTCTACCTGGCGCGCTCCCTGGGGATCCCTCTCGTCACCTTCGACGAGCAGTTGCAGACGGCGCTTTAA
- a CDS encoding zinc ABC transporter substrate-binding protein, which translates to MGSRSVYRALLLILLIGMVWVAGCASGEKAGPAPTEAAGEAEEGGQEALPTLTPVALEDGERLHVVASTSIVGDVVAHVGGDLIDLTVLMGPGQDPHSYEPTARDIAAISEAHVIFINGLGLEEGLERTIRAAADRGQPVVPVSAGVQTLTMNSSEHGESGRPDPHTWFDPNNVLVWVDNIEGTLSALDPAHASDYATRAEAYRQQLRELDAYIREQVERIPPERRKLVTDHLAFGYFAARYGFQVIGAVIPGFSTVAEPSASDLARLTAQVREAGVPAVFVGRTTNPRMTQVLAKEAGVRVLSLYIGSLGEPGSGAEDYIGMMRTNVETIVKGLTRS; encoded by the coding sequence ATGGGATCGCGGTCCGTGTATCGGGCTCTGTTGCTCATTTTATTAATCGGCATGGTGTGGGTGGCGGGGTGCGCCTCCGGGGAGAAGGCGGGACCTGCGCCGACGGAGGCGGCGGGAGAAGCCGAGGAGGGCGGCCAGGAGGCTCTGCCGACGCTGACGCCGGTGGCGCTGGAGGATGGGGAGAGGCTGCACGTGGTGGCCAGCACGAGCATCGTCGGCGATGTGGTGGCGCATGTGGGGGGCGACCTCATCGATCTGACGGTGCTCATGGGGCCGGGACAGGATCCCCATAGCTACGAGCCGACGGCCAGGGACATCGCCGCCATCTCGGAGGCGCATGTGATCTTCATCAACGGCCTGGGGCTCGAGGAGGGGCTGGAGCGGACCATCCGGGCGGCCGCCGATCGCGGCCAGCCGGTGGTGCCGGTATCCGCGGGCGTGCAGACGCTGACGATGAACTCCTCGGAGCACGGGGAGTCGGGTCGGCCGGACCCCCATACCTGGTTCGATCCCAACAACGTCCTCGTGTGGGTGGACAACATCGAGGGCACGCTGTCCGCCCTGGATCCGGCCCACGCGTCCGACTACGCGACGCGGGCGGAGGCGTATCGTCAGCAGTTGCGAGAGCTGGACGCGTACATCCGTGAGCAGGTGGAGCGCATCCCGCCGGAGCGGCGTAAGCTGGTCACCGATCACCTGGCGTTCGGCTACTTCGCCGCCCGCTACGGATTCCAGGTCATCGGCGCGGTGATCCCCGGCTTCAGCACCGTCGCCGAGCCCTCCGCCTCTGACCTGGCCAGGCTGACGGCTCAGGTGCGCGAGGCGGGGGTGCCGGCCGTCTTCGTCGGGCGGACGACGAACCCTCGCATGACCCAGGTGCTGGCGAAGGAGGCGGGCGTTCGCGTGCTGTCGCTTTACATTGGGTCGTTGGGGGAGCCGGGGAGCGGCGCGGAGGACTACATCGGCATGATGCGTACGAATGTGGAGACCATTGTGAAGGGGTTGACCCGTTCATGA
- a CDS encoding metal ABC transporter permease: MFEWLIEPLRYTFMIRGLAAAILVGTVCAVVGTYVVLRGMAFLGDALAHAILPGVAIAYLLGGGAQGPLFWGGLVAGVGTALGIGAITRGGQIKEDTAIGILFAGMFALGIALISSVRSYTVDLTHFLFGNVLGVTDADLYLTAIFGGLVLLLVLAFYKEFLVISFDPILAETLRLPDTFLRHLLLVMIAITIVVSLQTVGIALMVAMLVTPAATAYMLTRRLPVMMVLGALIGAGSGVVGLYLSYYMNIASGSAIVLTCTALFLLAFLLAPGRGLVWQRLRDRQASS; encoded by the coding sequence ATGTTTGAGTGGTTGATCGAGCCGTTGCGCTACACCTTTATGATCCGGGGCCTCGCGGCCGCCATCCTGGTGGGCACCGTGTGTGCGGTGGTCGGCACCTACGTTGTGCTGCGCGGGATGGCCTTCCTGGGGGACGCGCTGGCCCACGCCATCCTGCCGGGGGTCGCGATCGCCTACCTGCTGGGGGGCGGCGCGCAGGGGCCGCTGTTCTGGGGCGGCCTGGTGGCCGGCGTGGGGACCGCGTTGGGGATCGGCGCCATCACCCGCGGGGGGCAGATCAAGGAGGACACGGCCATCGGCATCCTGTTCGCCGGCATGTTCGCCTTGGGGATCGCATTGATCTCGTCCGTGCGCAGTTACACGGTGGATTTGACCCACTTCCTCTTCGGGAACGTGTTGGGCGTGACCGACGCGGACCTGTATCTGACGGCGATCTTCGGTGGGCTCGTCCTGCTCCTGGTACTGGCCTTCTACAAGGAGTTCCTGGTGATCTCCTTCGACCCGATCCTGGCGGAGACATTGCGGCTGCCGGACACCTTCCTCCGCCATCTGTTGCTGGTCATGATCGCGATCACCATCGTCGTCTCGTTGCAGACGGTTGGCATCGCCCTGATGGTGGCCATGCTGGTGACGCCGGCGGCCACGGCCTATATGCTCACCCGAAGGTTGCCCGTCATGATGGTGCTGGGCGCGCTCATCGGGGCGGGCTCGGGCGTCGTCGGCCTGTACCTGTCGTACTACATGAACATCGCGTCGGGATCGGCCATCGTGCTCACCTGCACGGCGCTGTTCCTGCTGGCGTTCCTGTTGGCGCCCGGCCGCGGCCTGGTATGGCAGCGGCTGCGCGATCGGCAGGCCTCCTCGTAA
- a CDS encoding metal ABC transporter ATP-binding protein, giving the protein MSRRGRGKGSGVGITQLFQRPVPHREAEPVIRLTNVTVRYNGGSPVLEDISFTLQRGERVAVVGPNGAGKSTLLKVIAGILHPTSGRVDIYGHEPGGHICIAYVPQRNQVDWSFPVTVADVVMMGRVSRLGLLRWPRRRDWEIVHESLRLVGMEEMADRQIGELSGGQQQRIFIARALAQEAEILLMDEPFTGLDMPSQEALLHVLDQLREREVTVLISTHDLSQAADRFDRILLLNRRLIAIGRAEEVLDLTHLAAAYGGRLTTLNTEQGTMVVPDTCCSPGADHV; this is encoded by the coding sequence ATGAGCAGACGAGGGAGAGGGAAGGGTTCTGGCGTGGGGATCACGCAGCTTTTCCAGCGACCGGTTCCGCATCGGGAGGCCGAGCCGGTCATTCGGCTGACGAACGTCACCGTGCGCTACAACGGTGGATCGCCCGTCCTGGAGGACATCAGCTTCACCCTGCAGCGGGGCGAGCGGGTGGCGGTCGTGGGGCCCAACGGCGCGGGGAAGAGCACGCTTCTCAAGGTGATCGCTGGCATCCTGCACCCCACGTCCGGCCGGGTGGATATCTACGGCCACGAGCCGGGCGGCCACATCTGCATCGCCTATGTGCCGCAGCGGAACCAGGTGGACTGGTCCTTCCCCGTCACTGTGGCCGATGTGGTGATGATGGGGCGGGTGAGCCGGTTGGGGCTGCTGCGATGGCCGCGTCGCAGGGATTGGGAGATCGTCCATGAGAGCCTGCGGCTGGTGGGCATGGAGGAGATGGCTGATCGCCAGATCGGCGAGCTCTCCGGCGGGCAGCAGCAGCGGATCTTCATTGCCCGGGCGCTGGCCCAGGAGGCGGAGATCCTGCTGATGGACGAGCCGTTCACCGGGTTGGACATGCCCTCGCAGGAGGCCCTCCTGCACGTCCTCGACCAGTTGCGGGAGCGGGAGGTCACGGTCCTGATCTCCACTCACGATCTCAGCCAGGCGGCCGATCGGTTCGATCGCATCCTGCTGCTGAACCGGCGGCTGATCGCCATCGGGCGCGCCGAAGAGGTGTTGGATCTCACCCACCTCGCGGCGGCATATGGCGGTCGGCTCACGACGCTGAACACCGAGCAGGGCACGATGGTCGTGCCCGATACCTGCTGTAGCCCGGGGGCGGATCATGTTTGA
- a CDS encoding sigma-70 family RNA polymerase sigma factor yields MSADRALMPGLLAAWALLPHFIIDCPRERGHAIMPLIWGGDLMAERTNEEWLAALRGPQRDEALADLRAILLRGLGYALADHGVREADLEDFVQEALLKVLSGLGSFRGESRFTTWAQKIAVRVSFTELRRRRWRDRSLDAMVEKAAGAGFVPRLLTDPAVGPEQRAVQNSLLEMLGRMIREELTERQRLALVAVRIHGMPLEEVARRMGTNRNALYKLLHDARQRLKRRMIAEGMSPEELLTAFGPPEG; encoded by the coding sequence ATGTCAGCAGACCGGGCTCTCATGCCCGGCCTGTTGGCAGCGTGGGCGCTCCTGCCTCATTTCATCATCGATTGCCCACGCGAGCGCGGCCATGCTATAATGCCCCTCATCTGGGGAGGGGACCTCATGGCCGAACGCACCAACGAGGAGTGGCTGGCCGCCCTGCGCGGGCCTCAGCGTGACGAGGCCCTGGCGGATTTGCGGGCCATCCTTCTGCGCGGGCTGGGATACGCGCTGGCCGACCACGGCGTGCGCGAGGCCGACCTGGAGGACTTTGTGCAGGAGGCCCTCCTCAAGGTCCTGAGCGGTCTGGGTTCCTTCCGGGGGGAGAGCCGTTTCACCACCTGGGCGCAGAAGATCGCCGTGCGAGTGAGTTTCACGGAGCTGCGGCGCCGCCGATGGCGGGATCGCTCTCTGGACGCGATGGTGGAGAAGGCCGCCGGCGCCGGATTCGTCCCGCGCCTGTTGACCGACCCGGCCGTGGGGCCGGAGCAGCGGGCGGTGCAGAATTCGTTGCTGGAGATGCTCGGCCGCATGATCCGGGAGGAGCTGACCGAGCGGCAGCGGCTGGCCCTGGTCGCCGTGCGGATTCACGGGATGCCGCTGGAGGAGGTGGCGCGGCGGATGGGCACCAACCGCAACGCCCTGTACAAGCTTCTGCATGACGCCCGGCAGCGGCTGAAGCGCCGCATGATCGCCGAGGGGATGTCGCCGGAGGAGTTGCTGACGGCGTTTGGCCCGCCGGAGGGGTAA